TTTCAATGCATTTAGTCCAGTAAATATGGGTTTAGTAATAATGTTCTTCATAGATCAAGTTATTATATACTAGTGAATAAGATGTTTTGCTTGTCTTATATTAGAAAATCAATGGAAAAGTTTACTCTCGGAGAAAAGACAGCTAAAACTTTTGTAGAACAATGCTTACACTACAAACACAGAAAGACTGGGATCAACAATTTAAAACGCGAGCTCTGACCTTTTTCAATGAATCCAAAATAAGAAGATCCAACTGTCCAGCCCCATTTTTCGAAATGACTGTaggaaaatgacatttttctgtCAGAAAGCATACATCTGCATAGGGTTTTATACTGATGTATTAATGCTTCAAAAGCTTCTAGATGTGCCAGCTGCCCACCTATTGTTTCAATGAAGAGACAAGACTACAAATTCATGAACTTACTACTTCTTCTGGATGATATATCATCATAAAGACATCGAGGTTAATATTTTAGGTCTAGAAGCTTAACTCTAGCTGATATTTGATGAGATCTAAATCATATTGAAATACTTTCTTTACACTAGttgtttagtattttctttaactttgtCATTAATATAGACTTTCCCTCTAATGGAGAACATTGAGTACAGAAGGTAGAAGTAGTTGGTGATACAGAGAACATTTAGTTCCTCAATGGAGAGCTTATCAACGAATAGCAAGGCAATAATCATCATAAAAGAATACAGATTAAGGTATTTCTCAGTAGTCTTTAAAGGACAGTTGGAAATGTTCTTAGCTTCTCATTTCAAACTAATTAACAGACAGATAATAACTCATCCTATTGCACATGAATGATCCAAATTTAAAGTTTGGtcaaagggaagaaaagaagaaatgattttatttttgtttttagtgaAAAAGTGAGACGAGAAAATGTAATAGCATATAATGACCTATATACCAAGTGATGTTTAGGAGAGATAGCACTAATGAAGTAGCAAATATGACCAAGGGGGAAGAAATGACATCAAAACTCACCATACTCTGTACTAGCTGGAATCCGTGAAACATCAGAAAGATAAGCCACCCTATCTTTATTACCAAAAAGGAAACCCAGACAGATATAATCCTCTCCATGCATTACCTAAATCCAGAAATGTAGTCCATAAGTTCATGTAATGTAAAACTGGTATTGCATTCCTATCATCAATGACAAAGTTCGCTGTGATTAACTGGCAAAGGAGTCAATTTTAAGCCTGACGCAGAAAAAGGTTGATTACAATCTTCAGCAACTATGTTCCAGCAAAACTGGGCCACCCTTCGGATTTCTTGCCcttctttctgttttttcttaACCAAATAAGGAAAGACCGTTTCCATTCTGTTGGAAATGTGCAAACAAGAAATCAACTATCTAGAAAAAAATGCATCCATAAAATCAAGTGAAAGGGGAATAATGCTGACATAAGATTTGTACTGCaatcagaaatattttcaaagcaaaAACTGTGTTTATCAATATCCTGTAACAAAACTAAAAGCTCATCTGATGTGAGTGCTTCCTTAAAGCTCCTACTTTCTCATAGTAAAGCAAAATATAATTGCATGGCACCAATGTTTCCACTTGGGATTTTAGTAAGCCAATTTTCTCACAAACCTGGGATATTTGACCAACTCACATTGTTAAAAAGAGAAAggtataaaataattcattgaatcaaatttatcatttacAGAAAACTAAAAGTTGTATACAATAGCAAACATACTAACAGGCTaaacagaaaaaggaaacaaaataacggattatatataatatctagaAACTAAATATCTgattatatacaatatttataatacctaaaaactaaatatttgattatatatactacaatatctaattatattttagtctAGTATCCCCCTCACTTTGGAGAATAAATGTTGATGGTTCCAAACTTGCCAATGAAAAGATTGAAGGCAATAGCAAGAACAGCCTTTGTGAACATATCAGCTATTTAATGCTAGGTTCTGACATGAATAAGAGTCAAGAGCTGCTTTTGAACAACTTTACGAATGAATTGATAATCAATATCTATATGTGTTaagattaaaatagaaatatattaatgaaGGGCTTAATGGACCCTTCTCATATTCTAccatttatattgataaagagTTAATACAATAGAGAGATGGAAGGTCAAGAGACTGTCCTAGACTGCTAGGTACAATCATTATAGATAACCCAACACACTACTACCTACTTTAGTCCTTCTAACTGTCCTAACATAGATAgacttagtaattattctaCCATTAAGATACACACAGCTCACAAACACTAACCAATAATTCTAACAATATGTTTAGACCTCTCATGGTGAGAAGGATTAGAAACAAGGTGTGTAACAAATATGTTATCACAAAAGAGCATAGTTGTGTCtattgaaacttaaacaatgtATGAGTAATCTTTGTAGCCAAAATACTTCACCAGCTACTGAAAATAAAGCAAGATATTTTGATTCTATTAAAGACTTGGACACTATACTTTATTTGACAGACTTGCGGAAAATTAGAGAATcaccgaaaaaaaaaaaaccagttGTTGATTTTCTAGATATCTGCCTCAGTCTGCATTAGCATATGCTGAAACATGAAATTTGTTGTTAGTTGAGAAAAAGAGACCTTGACCTAAAGTGGACTTAAAGTTCTCTAACAGGTGATGTACTAAAGCTAAATGTGTGGTTAATGGATTCTGCATGTCCTGACTAAGCTTATGAACTAACAAAAGTAATGTTTGGTCTGAAGATGGTCAAATACATAAGTCTCCAATTAATCTTCTATACACAGAGAGATCTACAACAGTGTCACCATCATTGAAACTAAGTTTTAAATTAGGATCCACAGGTAGTGTTACATATATGAGTAGAAGACGTAACAAGAACAACctcacacactcaaaacaagcaaaagaataatgaaagaatggaattgaacgaatgaacttcttttattgatggtaatatctgaataaacaaaagtaaacaataattgaGAGCATAACCTCCGTCAATTATCCtggagcataacctcctttaCAAGACACACAAATCAAAAGCATACCCTTAACCCTAGACTCTAGctatatttatactaattatttcccACCCATATCTCACtaaatatttccctagaatatatctgcatttaatataaatatctctatatttaatgtaaatattccCCTATATATTTCCCTAGCATATATcatcaattataaatatcttatattgtatattttcttggaatatatatttatttactctaattatccTTTGCTTAATATCCTCTCAGAATAACGCTCTCACTACTCTAATTAGTTTCCTACCCATCCTAAACGTTGTGGCAGTTAGGATGCTTCCTCGTTGCTTCCAACCATTCGGCTTGGTCGCTCCCTGTTGTCCACCGCTCAGCCAACTCGCTCCTTGCCTTCCATGATTCGGCCTGGTTACTCCCTGTTGTCTACTGTTCGGCCAATTCGCTCCTCACCTTCTTTGGTTCGGCCTGGTTGTTCCCTATCTTCCACCGTTCGGTCACCTTATCTCACCGTTCGGTCCCCTTCTCCTTCTATCCTTTCTTCTCTCATATCCTTTCCAACCCCTAACATTACCTCCCACCTTATATCCTAATCCTAACAGGTAGTGTAGTTGGTTTGCTGCCTAGAAAACCAATCTCATCAAGCAAAGATAAAGTATATTTTCTCTGAGTCAAAGAGACATCAACGTACAAGAAAGTTGAACAATGCCAATAGCTACTATaggaataaaaaattgattggaAAACATAAGGATTATGTCACTGACATGTGTGTAAGATTGAAAATATAACAGAATGATTTACATGAGTACTAACACCTAAACCAATGATCCAACTACCTTTAAGCAAATGATTAATAGAAATGTCAAAAAATCCAACCATTAGAAAAAGGTTTAGCCTCTAAAGTAGATATAATAATACCACTATGAGTAATGTGAGGTTTGGTGTTTGACCCTAGAGGAGATTCAAcaattgttgatattgttgtgatGTAAgttgaaaagaggaaaaaaaatttctaGTGTCTTGAGAGACATCTGATAAATGAATGCTAACTTTTGTAGTTGAGTGGATAACCAACCAACCTATAGCATTGATTTTTGCTATCACTGGTGATTCCTCAGTGAGCACACAAAGGTCTACCTCTCTTGttcataaaatcaaaataattcttGACTACGAATGCATGGGAAGATTCACTTTTGGCTGACTAAGAATGTCCTTCTACTTCTCTTCttgaataacaaaagaaaatgtctTGGTGATAGAGGGAAAATGATCCATTAAGACCTCTGATCGAAGAATAAGCTTCATTAAGACCCATGAGAAAGTGCATAACATACTCCATTTGATCATAGTCACACCATGGTTGGATGTCGTTGCAGGTACATGTATGGGTAGGCTTTAGTTGAATCGATGATTCCCAAACTGATCCTAGCTTTGAATAATAAGATGAGATTGGCATGGATCTTTATTTCTCATCTTTAATATCCATTAGTAATTAACTCCCACTAATATTGCCTTTAACTCTCATTATAtggataactttttttttccatggctaactacaaaaaaaaaaattaaaaaaactcaaaattacATTGACCCCTCGAGATCATATCATAAGCTGAGATTATCGGAAGAGTGAATGCAAGGAAGATTAGATTCATCCATGGTATCCATTGGGaaaaaccaaaaacattatGCGAATAAATGCGGAAATAACACTATTGATACCAtattattgaaagaaaggtAGAAAAAGTgaaatctatatataataacaaacatACTAATAGACTgaatagaaagagaaacaaaataacTGATTATCTATAATATCTAGAAacgaaatatataataactgaTTATCTATAacaaacattatatataatatatataatatctggAAACTAAATAACAGATtgtatattatatgtaattatattttactctAATATACATCAAAGAGAAAGTTCTAGTTTACCTCTCCATTGAGCGTTGAGTTAAGTAAACTGGGGTGGGATCAATATCATTTGTGGGACTAAATGGCTGCACAGCACGAATATCATCCAATCCAAGGATTGCATCAGCATGGTCATGAGTCAAAAGAATCTGCAAATCAAGCAAGAGTTAACTAATGTATTGCACTAGGGAAGAATCACCAAAGAAAGCTCCATCCGGAACAAAATAAGACACCTGACTGAACACATACAAAGTTAGATTCGTATtgaatctaaaatttaaaaaatttaaccaaaaacGCACAGTAAACAAAGAAGGGAAGTTGAGCGACTGACAGAATCTACTCTGGGAATGCGATGGAAAACAAACCACCTAAGTACAGATTCCCTGAAGGTCTTGCCAGcatcaatcaatatatatttgtgaGTGGCATCGGTTTGAGAGTAATATTTGATTAACAGAGAGGTATTGCACCTGCAAAGGCAAGTCCATAATGCATACAATGAAAGAGCTCGATTCAGTCCCTGGAATTGAGCTTAATTTCTACGGATTGCTAAAGTTAAAGTTCTACCCCGTCTACCAATCAGTAATCAAGGTTGAGATAACTTAGAATTTACGGTAAAGTCAACAAACTTAGTATGATTGAATGAAGTGTAAACAAAATGGTAGATGATTGAAAGAGTAATGATAAAAGTTGGTAAGAGGTTGGGAGTGAAGAAGTGAGGTACCTGTAGTTAGGGTTGGATTGAGGTGGGAGAGACAGGGATTGAGTGCAAACAGAACACGGCGGATCTGAAGGTTCAATGAGGCAACTCATGTAGGGAACCGATCCCGAACTTCCCGTTCCCAGAAATATCAATGCCGATTCCATTTCCGTCGCCATTTTCCACAATAGAATACAAACGGAAGAATGAAACGTGTGGAGAAAAACTATCTCTAAGAGTTTACTAGTGTGTAGTGTAGGAGGGAAAGTCTCTTCCACCTTCCTAAACTTTTCTGTTTTTCCActaagattttaaataaaaaatggaaagagATTTCGGTATCTAGACCAAGTTAGATAAATTAAGCCTCTGTTCGTTTGGAGGTGTTTACTGTAGGAGACGATTTGAGCGGATAGAATTAAGAAATGCACCGTGTTCGTTTAAAAGAATTTGCGCTGATTTGCGCTGATTCTTTTCCGCTGATTTGCGGGATGGAGCTCAAAACTGTATCCCGCTGTTTTGAGACGATTTGCCATGATTTGTATTACAAAGACTGTAATACCCTCTGCTATCAATTTAATTCCAATCTTTTAAAAGAAGCATTtgaaccataaaaaaaaaattaaatagaaatcaACACTGTGCTTTCACGAGAGTTTGCACTGCACCCATGTGATCCCTGTATCGGCGTGCCCTTCTTTCTTTTCGACCATCCTTTTGCAGCGTTCTGCACTGGCCAGATTCCCTGTGTGATAAAACCTTTCACTGCATGCACTGCAAAGAGAATCCTGGCATAGTTTCAAATTGAAAACAGCAAGGTCACGCTGCTTGTATAAGTTGGGTTTGTGTATTAACCCTGTTGCCTGTTTACATGAGACCTACACTACTTCAGAACTCCATGCGCGTGTGGTGAATGTTTTCGGTGCCGACGACGACCAGAGGTGAGGCTGGTGAACGTTCTCGGTTGGCGACGACGAGCAGAGGTGAGGTTCGCTCCATTCTTTCATGCGTTGTTACAGGTACTCATAAGGGCACTGCCATGCATGGGAGGAGGAAGAAGGGTATGGATGACGATGACGGAGAGATGCAGAAGACGCCATGGAAGAAGCTGAAGGAGTTGCAGTGGTGGTATCCGGATACAAGACGCTGGTATCCGGATCCAGCAACGTGAAGGAGTATTTCAGGGCGCATATCCGGATACATGTTGGCCGTATCCGGATCCAAGTTCTTCACGAATTTCGCATGCAGCGTATCCGGATCGCGCATGTGGTATCCGGATCTAGGCAAGTGTGCTGGCGTTTGCAGCGTTTGCAGCGTTGTGCCGGCGTCGTTGCAGCTATTGTTTCCGGTTCAACTGTGCTGTTCGCGGTGGCTTCCTTCCATCCTCAGTCCCGACAGCAACACGATCATTAATGGTCGTCCCTTCCTTCGTGCATGGGTGCCATGGAGGGAGACGTTTAAGGCAACGTTTTGGAACGATTTGAGCATACCCGAGAAGCTCTTGGAGAAGCTCTTGGGGCATGTTGGCCCAACAACTCTGTCTCATGCTGTCACGAACACACTCTTCTTGCTCCTGCACGACGCGATGCGACCGCGATCTCATGCTTCTGATTATGCCCATctgatgaatattttttatcactttATGAAGGAAATGAACATTGTTGACGAGACTAACATGGACTTGAACCAGAGAGCCTTTATTTTGCAGCAGACTAACcataacattttttatgttttgcagGTTTTTATAAGGTCCATCTGGTCAGCTACTCTTTCAGATTTGCACTAAGTATAGTGATTTCTTTGTGCACTTTCAATTACTgaaaatttttttacatgaacTGCATGTGCTTCATGGTTTCGTGGTGAGAATAACACAAATTTTTGTTATGTGCAGAAGTGTTTTGGGTATTTGTAGTAGTTTCTGGATCTGGTCATCTTCCAAAAGAGGCATTTCTTGGtataaaattgtgaaatatattgtacaaaattgatttatattttaaagcatNGTATACATTGTAACTTATtcgtgtaatttttttttacaggtTGGTTTTGGTATTGTgagtaattttatttcaatattaagaagtgaaagCAGTTTCTTATTGGGATATAAGCGTTNCTGGCAGTTGAGTATTGCAAAAAAATCTTGGTTCTAATCTTGCTTGAAACCTTCAAGTGACTTCAAGAGGTATGTTTCatattaagttatttaattaataagaatgAATGTGTACTTTTTGTTGTTCAtgtatgtattttgtttaattattatattaattgcatgaatatttataattagtaaatgattatatgtatattaaaatttaatgatattgtGTTTATAAACTTTTGTTTAAGTTGTGAAATTGTATGTATTTGGTTAAGTAAATATAGATGGGagaataattacaataattaaaatataatgtattctgtttattgttttttatatcataGTATATCAATGTATAATTTTCTATGTTTATGTAAtgtaataatgtatttaatgtataatatttatttcatgtaTATACTAgtataataattgtttattatatgaACATCTGATGTATGCATGTATGAATGAGGTCTGTTTAATGAATAAGTGaatgtatgattttaattatactatGTATATTTGGTTAAGTNAAtatagatggaagaagaattagatttaTCATCTTTGGAGGCTGAAGATATAGATGATGATGTGCTTGGCGTAgatttcaatattatatcaattatacGAAGACATTTAGAAATTACNACTNCTTTAGCTGCGGTAACAATGTTATGCATTGTTGCACACGCGTTGAGTATCTTGGAAATGTACTGGAGTGATTCCAGTACTGTAAGTATTTCCCTACCAGAAAGAGATCGTCGTAGGGAGAAATTAATGTCATATCTAGTGCACACAAATCGGTCTCGCGACATTATTAGGATGGGTCCAGAGGCATTTATTAAACTTTGTGAAAGAGTAAGATCAACTGGGTTAGTTAANGACACAATTCGGTCGACAGTGGAGCAACAAGTGGCTCAATTTCTTCATATCATTGGCCATAATGTTAAGAATCGAAGTGTAGGTTTTTTCTTCCATCGNTCGGGCTCGACGGTTAGCAGACACTTTCACAATGTCTTGGGTGCAGTAATAAGTTTGGAATCTGAATTTCTTATTCAACCCTCAGGAAATGAGGTTCAACCATATATCTTGAATAACAATCGATTTTACCCGTACTTTAAGGTACTGATTTCAAAACATTTGCTCATGTtgttaaatgaaagaatgatgACAACTTTACACTTTTATCATCTCTTCCTGTTTTTATGTTTAGGATTGTTTGGGGGCCATAGACGGTACTCATGTTCGTGTGAAGGTGGCAAGATCTGATGCCCCGAGATttcgaggaagaaaagattggcCAACTCAAAATGTGTTCGCCGCGTGtgattttgacatgaaattCACATATGTTCTTGCTGGGTGGGAAGGCACTGCATCGGATTCNNNNNNNNNNNNNNNNNNNNNNNNNNNNNNNNNNNNNNNNNNNNNNNNNNNNNNNNNNNNNNNNNNNNNNNNNNNNNNNNNNNNNNNNNNNNNNNNNNNNNNNNNNNNNNNNNNNNNNNNNNNNNNNNNNNNNNNNNNNNNNNNNNNNNNNNNNNNNNNNNNNNNNNNNNNNNNNNNNNNNNNNNNNNNNNNNNNNNNNNNNNNNNNNNNNNNNNNNNNNNNNNNNNNNNNNNNNNNNNNNNNNNNNNNNNNNNNNNNNNNNNNNNNNNNNNNNNNNNNNNNNNNNNNNNNNNNNNNNNNNNNNNNNNNNNNNNNNNNNNNNNNNNNNNNNNNNNNNNNNNNNNNNNNNNNNNNNNNNNNNNNNNNNNNNNNNNNNNNNNNNNNNNNNNNNNNNNNNNNNNNNNNNNNNNNNNNNNNNNNNNNNNNNNNNNNNNNNNNNNNNNNNNNNNNNNNNNNNNNNNNNNNNNNNNNNNNNNNNNNNNNNNNNNNNNNNNNNNNNNNNNNNNNNNNNNNNNNNNNNNNNNNNNNNNNNNNNNNNNNNNNNNNNNNNNNNNNNNNNNNNNNNNNNNNNNNNNNNNNNNNNNNNNNNNNNNNNNNNNNNNNNNNNNNNNNNNNNNNNNNNNNNNNNNNNNNNNNNNNNNNNNNNNNNNNNNNNNNNNNNNNNNNNNNNNNNNNNNNNNNNNNNNNNNNNNNNNNNNNNNNNNNNNNNNNNNNNNNNNNNNNNNNNNNNNNNNNNNNNNNNNNNNNNNNNNNNNNNNNNNNNNNNNNNNNNNNNNNNNNNNNNNNNNNNNNNNNNNNNNNNNNNNNNNNNNNNNNNNNNNNNNNNNNNNNNNNNNNNNNNNNNNNNNNNNNNNNNNNNNNNNNNNNNNNNNNNNNNNNNNNNNNNNNNNNNNNNNNNNNNNNNNNNNNNNNNNNNNNNNNNNNNNNNNNNNNNNNNNNNNNNNNNNNNNNNNNNNNNNNNNNNNNNNNNNNNNNNNNNNNNNNNNNNNNNNNNNNNNNNNNNNNNNNNNNNNNNNNNNNNNNNNNNNNNNNNNNNNNNNNNNNNNNNNNNNNNNNNNNNNNNNNNNNNNNNNNNNNNNNNNNNNNNNNNNNNNNNNNNNNNNNNNNNNNNNNNNNNNNNNNNNNNNNNNNNNNNNNNNNNNNNNNNNNNNNNNNNNNNNNNNNNNNNNNNNNNNNNNNNNNNNNNNNNNNNNNNNNNNN
This genomic stretch from Vigna radiata var. radiata cultivar VC1973A chromosome 7, Vradiata_ver6, whole genome shotgun sequence harbors:
- the LOC106765823 gene encoding putative hydrolase C777.06c, with protein sequence MATEMESALIFLGTGSSGSVPYMSCLIEPSDPPCSVCTQSLSLPPQSNPNYRCNTSLLIKYYSQTDATHKYILIDAGKTFRESVLRWFVFHRIPRVDSILLTHDHADAILGLDDIRAVQPFSPTNDIDPTPVYLTQRSMERMETVFPYLVKKKQKEGQEIRRVAQFCWNIVAEDCNQPFSASGLKLTPLPVMHGEDYICLGFLFGNKDRVAYLSDVSRIPASTEYVISKNGAGQLDLLILDSLKKTGSHNVHFCLPQALETVKRLCPKQTLLIGMTHEFDYYKDNEFLMEWSKREGLSVQLAHDGLRVPINL